Within the Naumovozyma castellii chromosome 1, complete genome genome, the region GCTTGGTAGGTTTTTTCCTGattatgattattattttttatttgcTTTCCGGTTTTCGTTTCTGTTTAGTAAGCCACCTAGTCCCTAGAACCCCGTGTTCGACCCTCTAAACAGAAGTAGAATTTGGATGAGGATGAATCAAAGTGGAAATCCATACTTTGCCTCTGTAATATTGAGATGTGCGTTATCagtaaatatttattgttCCGTTGAACTTAAATATCTTACCGAAAGTATGGACTTTGATACCATTCTTATCCAATTGTTATTCAATAAAAGATCATGAATCCTTTTCTTGTAATTGAGAAGGACACTTATGTTTCTTTATGAGTTCTACAGAAGACAGGATTAAGATAAGCAAAAAACGCAATATTACCAGGGTTAAAATTCATCCATTTACTTTgctcatttttttctttattgcAAGGGTGTCCATTTTATTGTACTAACTATTTTGCAATTTTCCCTTTTCCCATTTGGTAGACtccaatatattaaaatgACTCGTTCTTCTGTTTTAGCCGATGCTTTAAATGCCATTAACAACGCTGAAAAGACTGGTAAGCGTCAAGTTATGATTAGACTATCATCCAAGgtcatcattaaatttctACAAGTTATGCAAAAGCATGGTATGTTTAAAATTGCGAATATTCTTTGAAGGTTGTTTGCCACACATTGGgctttgtttgtttgtttgtttgtttcaaGATTCCCGGACTGATAACTAGATTGTTTGTCGGTAGATTTCATATCTATTAATTCCGTCCCTTACAGTCCTTTAAGTGTCCGGGATAATGACTCCCATGTGGGAATGCTTCTTACACGATATGAATGCCATCCtacatttattttatcGTTTACTTTCCCTCAAcaatttttgttcttcttgattCGTAGtttgaaaaacaacaataacaacaacaaaactGTGTGTGCGTTACTTCCTCATTGTGATGAAAGTTCCCACGTTACtaacaatttttattttttttatttttaatttagGCTACATTGGTGAATTTGAATACATTGATGATCACAGATCCGGTAAGATtgttattcaattgaacgGTAGATTAAACAAATGTGGTGTCATTTCTCCAAGATTCAACGTTAAGATTGgtgatattgaaaaatggacCGAAAATTTATTGCCAGCTAGACAATTTGGTTTCGTTATCTTGACTACATCTTCTGGTATTATGGATCACGAAGAAGCAAGAAGAAAGCATGTCTCTGGTAAGATTTTGGGTTTCGTTTACTGATTTTATGTATAGGTAAATcatagtaataataataatattaaattaagTGTCTTTGTTGTGTTTTTTTTAGTTATTTAAATTACTTTTTATGTAAGTTGtgcatatttttttgtttatttatagaccaggtggtggtggtaaaAGGATATTATTTCTATTTGGGTTTGTCGacgaatttgaatttatcttGTTATTGTCATCGTCTGAATTGTTCAACACGTTTGGTGATGAAAATCTTCTTGGGTTCAAGATTTGTGGTATTGGGATTCCGTAATTTATTCTCATATTGGATCTTCCATTCAATATATTGGCAGTATGAGCTGTGGTGGCTGTGTGTGAATATGTATAATTGATTCCATCACTGTTGATTCTGGGATTCAATGGTGGTAAAGTGGTTGTTGAGTTTTCCCTTGTCTTGGTATCATTATTTACAAGTTCATCGATGGAGAATTTTCTTGTATTGGTGGTGCCGTTGAGGGTTATTGGTGGATTAGACATATATCTTAATTTTCtattcaattgatccatGGTTCCCGAGGTAATATCAATCAATTGAGTCTTGACATGGTCATTCAAGAATGGAGAAGATAATAATCTCTTTGTAATGATTTCATctgtaaaatatttacaaatgTTCTTCAAAAGGAAATGATACCCTTTGAATTCCGTTGAAGTTGGATGGAATAAGATAATGGTAATGTCATTTTCTAGAACCAAATCTGTGTTTAATCTCTTGTTGGCGTTCTTGatgtatttatttatgaAATATGAAATacatttcaattcatctctATCATTGACGTTATCCTTATCGGATTTTTCTCTCAAGATGGAGTACCATACGAAGAATAACATTTGGATgatggaatttttcatgtAGCTTAGAACATGATCTGAAGCGGAAGAGAAGGGGATGATTAAATCATGGGaacaaattttcaattgaaagattattatATCTGATactaatttaataaatctCGGGTTAATCTGTTCCAAATGAGAAtttgtttccaaattgaTAAGGATGGGTAGCACTGAAAGACCGAAATTATTAGCGATGTAAACGCTTGGTACTTCtcttaataaatttgatgGATCATCCAAATACCAAagattgttgttgttggtggtggtgatgttgttgttgcgATTCTCGCCATTATCagatgaagataaattattaatgaaatcgAACCATATTGTTTCCCATAGGAGCCAATGAGCGTTTGATTGTGGATCGATGATGTATTCTGCCAATAAAGGTACGAATTTATCTGGTGAATGATCTAATAACACTTTATATTTCCAAtgtttaaatttgatattatttaaattttgtaaatattgtaattttttgttGGACAAGGTGGAGAATTTTTTGTTTGCGTTGATTAAACTTATATGGAATTCTTGTGTGGATTCAAAACTGGAATTACTTGCCATGGATGGTATGTTTATTAATTTCGATTCATAGTAAAGAGCATCTGATAAAACGTTGAGGGTGAAGAGAGGCCAATTAGTGGAGACTCCCAACatgatttttttatttgaattaattatatCGGCGAGTGTTTGTGATTCAGGAGAGgtattcttttcattatcattgttgGTGGTagttaataataatttttcatttaagaaccaattataaattttaattgaatcttcattgaatttatttgttgttgttaatCTCAAAAGTGAAATCCAAATGTCGAAAATGTTCcaaatgttattattttgcaTGAGTTTATTGATAGAATTGCGTGATGTTAATGTTGTTAATTGCTTTAAGtagttttcaaatttatttaatacgtttaataaatttgtcATTGAAgtacaaatatttttctccAAATCGTTTGGATGAACGTTATTTTGATACATTAATAAGAGGATATGGATTAATAAAGTGGCATTAATTATGGAATCCTGTAAAGTGAGTGaattattatgattattCCATGCTAATAACCAAATATAGTCATAATTTTTAGTGTTTGATTGATACGCACCGAGACAAATCAGGATCAATACGAATGATGGAGATGATTGATCCATTgtattaattttttgaaatagttgattattttggtttgacaaatatttcataccaattttcattaattttttcattgttgTTATATCGAATTCGAAATGAAATCTATGAATTAATTTCGTTAAGAATTCCTTATCTAATTTTGTTTCATCGTGTTGGTActcattcaattgttgttgttgttgtgttGTGTTTATGGATGGAGCCACGGAAGATGACGCggaagatgaggaagacGAGGAGGAAGAGGGCGTAGAAGTgttggaaatatttttaaaatatctCTTTGTATTCAATCTCCCCATTTTTGGAGGAGTAGAATCCACATGCATCAACGACTTGACAATTGAATCAATCAAATATCTGCGTTTAACATTATTATCCAATGGCACATTAGATTCTTTCCCCGTAGTGCCGAGTGAACGCGTTGCCGTTGCATTTTCCGTTTCCGCTTCCGCTTCAATTTCCTCTCTCTGTaaaatttccttcttatGGACGGTCTTGATATGCCTTAGTGCTAAATCGCTTCTTACAAAGCAGTGAGTGCACACTTTACACTTGTATGGTTTCAAGCCCGTGTGTGATCTTTCGTGTCTAATCTTGTGTTCTGCCCTAGAGAAGCCTTTTGCGCAGAAGGAGCAGATGAATCTTTTCTGGAACGTAGTTGGCGGGGTGGAGTTGCTGGGCATTGCTTGCTTGCTTGCTTGCTTGGTTTGGATGGTTGGGGTGGGGGGGCAGAGGAGACGGGAAGATCAGTGGACGAGGGCGAAAGTGGTTGAAGTATTTATAATACGCTGCAGTGGCATGTAAATAATAAGTGGGCAATGAGGAGACGTTGGGTTGCGGAGTGTAGACTATTGGTTGAGCGAGTTAACTCCGTGTAGTGCGTAATGCGATGTCGTGGGTGTTCTGCCAACTCCGCTTGATTCATGgattgatgaattgaattgatGGATGGATGATTGCGATGGTTCTCCCGCTGCTCCGTGGGGGCCAAGTCCGATTTATCGGAGAAGGGCGGGGCGCGCGGCTGACTAGCCGTCGTGGGAGCGATAGGAGGGTAACGAGCGCACGGAGCGCGCATcctgctgctgctgctgcaCGTGCTGCACGTGCACGAGGCGGTCGCGGATGTGCTCCTCGTAGTTGGGAGGGGGCAGCGTCAACTGCTCGTGGCGGAACTGTTGCGGGAGTCCGCTGGTCGTCTGGCCGTTCGCCCCATTGTGGGCAAACAGGGGAACCACCTCGTTCGGACGGAAGTGGATTTTCCCCGTCTGCTGGTCGAACAGCACCAGTCGCCCCTCAATCGCCACTTGCGGAGAGATGTACAGTAATACGGGCAGGTTGGCCTTGATCTCCAGGGTCTTGTCTTCTCTCCGCAAATGGATCCGAATGGTGAGTTTATGCAGCACTCGGATTAAGTCGCCTCGAATTTCACAGTCCGGTGTCACTCGTTTCAAATTACGCGGTATCATGATACCGCTCGATAATTCCATCTTgtcaattaatttattagtGTGCTCCTCCACCAAGTTACCAAACTCCGTCATCCCCTGCTTGAATATAATAACTTCGTCTTCATagatttcattattagaatcCTTCATGGAATAACTTTGAATTAACGAAACTCCAATCTTCTCCAAGATATAGCCCTTTTGGAAAGGGTAGATCTTAATGTCAATCGGTGTCATATCACCAATGGCAATGGCACGACTAGGAATACTAATCTCATATTGTAATTTATTCTTCCACGAATTACCAACTTTCATCTCCTCTTgtaatgaaaaattatcacTCGATAATGTCCTTATTATtctcaaatatttatatttccAAAAGATTCTATTAATGATGACATTGTTGTTTTCATTCATATGCGATGATGCGAAATTTCGGACTCCTGTTGCTGGATTCCCCACTCCGCTCGTACTTGTAGTCGTCGTCGTGGAATTGATTATATTGGAAATCGAGGATTTCTTTCTTCGATCAACATGTGCTTCTAAACTATATAATATACTACCACTTTGTAGCCCCTCCACCGTCTCCGGAAGTTCACTAggtaataatatattaaatgGTAATTCATAATGGCCCTTCTTTAactgataataataactgATTCCATCTTGTTCATCTTTATCCTTAAACATACTAAATGGTGTACCCATAAATCCATCATCTGATAACTCAACAATATGACTGGAATACGTCTTTCTTCTCATTAATCGATTCATAACAGGTGATGACAATGATCTCTTGGACCGAACTTGCATCTTACTATCTACCgtgtcattattatcattgtcAATAACAATTTCACCCAATGGAGATACTAACAAATTATCCCAAGTACATTCaaaaatcttcttcttttccttaacAATACTAGCAAtcccattattattcttattcttaCCCATTTGTAAAAAATCTAACTTGAATAACCCAACCAACTTCAATGAAACCCTCCTAACAATAATACTCTCAGTCACTGAAAATATAACTTTCCCCGACAACGGTACATTCGACGATTCCAAGGGAGATCCTTGGATAACTATAACATCTTCGTACGGTGAATCAATCTTGATATCAAAATAATCTAGCTTCTTATTCCTCTTGGATGACGAACTCGTAGCATACGGTACCCCCAAATACGTCTTACCAAACATTACTATACCTATATATCTATTGAACCTCGTTGTTCGAGATGACTCTATCTGCAAGACaatatctttttcaattttctaaattttttttttccaatttcttggCTTACAACAACTAACTTTCAACATTACAACACAATCCCGCATCCCCTCATACATTAATGCGTTCTTGCACCCATGGTTTCACTATATACACCTCCCATGTTTCAGGGACACCATAACACCAACGTAAATCACACGGCATTTAACATAAATTACGTATATATTTCGCTCTATATCATCTATACGACCCGTCCAAGGCGGGTCGTGACCCGGTTCGTACAAAGTTTCATCTAAAACACAATCTatcaaatgataaataatgaacGTGCATAAAGTTGCTTCGCTTGACCAAAACATATAAACCATTCATTTCAATTGCACAACTCATCCCAGCAACTAAACCATGGATAAAGGTTACGAGATCTACGCTGACATATTCGGTGCATCAAGACTACCTGATTCAATACCACCAATATCCAATAATCATAACAatgctgatgatgatgacgtacctgataaaattgaagatatacCAAATTTATCCTATCTGATAACGGGCGACATCACAAAGGATCTCTACACTAAATTGAACTTGAATGATGCCACGGCAAATATAAAAAGAGTATCAGATTCACAAACTTTATCCTCTAGTTCAAATGATAATTCTCCTATTACTAGCCCTAGAAAGAGTAACCCCAGTTCCACTTCCACAGAGGAAAAACATGTCCATCATTATTCTACCAAGAATATTCCATCGTCATCAAAGAGTGTGGAACCATTTATAGCGTCTCCCTCTGCCCTTCCATCTACTTCAACCTCAACGGCGGCCACCTCTCATCAAAACTTGAAAAATAGTTTCGTACCAAAGAGGAAACCCTCACTACCACAATTAGCCATGGcaacattgaagaaaggCGCCAATGCAAGTCCCACAACAACTCCTACTCATTCAAGAGGTAAATCTCCCTTACAAAGTTTTGGGTTTTTTTCAAGACCAAGTTCCAAGGATTTAAATGATCATAATCCACAACAATCTCCAAAGGcgaataataataacaataacgcagcaagaagaaattcaaactcTTCAAGATCAATGTCCATAAATTCACattcttttaaaaatatcGCATCTTCTTTCCAAAATAGATCATCAAGTAATAATAGCATTAATAACAATTACAATAACgaatatcatttgaataaCGCCACTATTAACGAAGATTATGATAATTATTCAacaacttcttcatctgtACTGGGATTAGGattgaaatcaaaaatGTCCTCCACATCATTATCTTCCAAAAGATACGCCTCCGCATCGGGAACTTCTTTGTCACATCATCAtttccaacaacaacaaccccagcagcaacaactccagcagcagcagcaacaacatCCACATCATCATAATCATCACTATCGTCGTGCAAGTGCAACACCAACAATGACATCTTCCGTGGCATCTATCAATAATAAGCCAATATTAAGCGCGCCCTCAAAGAAACCAAAAGTTTATCCTGCATTACTATCGAGGGTctccaagaaatttaaagaatatattcaattagGTGAATACAAGAAGGATGGTCTTTTGTATAGAAATGCATTCACGGGACAACATGCCGTGGATATCATATGTTCTATAATAAGATCATCAGACAGAAATTTGGCATTATTATTAGGTAGATCCATGGATGCccaaaaattatttcatgACGTGGTCTATGAACATAGATTAAGAGATTCACCATATGAAATTTATGAATTTACTGATAATTCCAGGTTTGTAGGATCAGGTACAACAAACGCTCATGACCCACTAATGTTATTATCCTCATCATCTACTACAACggcaaataataataataacaagaTGCCTCCTTCTACATCAGCCTCTTCCATAAATAGTGGACCAGGGCCTAGTTTTTCAGCATCGATGACCCCATTAAATACAGATATGAAAATGTCCATGTCTTCTTTATCTACTACGACAGCGAATACACCAactacaacaacagcaacaaatATAAACATTAATGGGGTCTTCACTCTATTGGCAGATTGTTATTCCCCCACTTGTACCAGAGACAGGTTATGTTATTCCATCTCATGTCCACGTCGTCTGGAACAACAGGCTagattaaatttgaaaccaaaGGGTGGATTGAAACGTAACATATCCATGGCTTTAGATGATGACGAGGATGAAAATCCATCCTGGACGTCATCAGTCTCAAAGGAAACATGGGAATCATTACCGAAGAAGGAGATTAAGAGACAAGAAGCCATTTATGAAGTATTTATCACAGagaaaaaatttgttaaatcTTTAGAAGTTACAAGAGATACATTTATGAAAACTTTATCAGAAACAAGTATTATTCCAGCTGACATaaggaaaaatttcataaagCATGTCTTTGCTCACATCAATGATATTTACTCAGTGAACAGAAGATTTTTAGAAGCATTGACAGATAGACAAAAATCAAGCCCTGTAGTAAGAGGAATAGGTGATATCATTCTTAGATTTATACCGTTTTTTGAACCATTTGTGGCATATGTGGCATCAAGACCATACGCTAAGTACTTAATTGAAACGCAGAGATCTGTAAACCCCTATTTTGCCAGATTTGATGAAGACATGATGAACTCTACATTAAGACATGGGATTGACTCATTCTTATCACAAGGTGTCTCTAGACCAGGTCGTTATATGTTACTAGTAAGAGAAATTATGAAATCATGTGATCCAGAAAAGGATAAGAGAGATTTAGAAAGTTTAAGTAAAGCTATGGATGCATTGAGAGATTTTATGAAAAGAATTGATAAGGCAAGTGGTGCTGCACAGGATAGACATGATGTCAAGTTATTAAAACAGAAAATTCTATTTAAGAATGAATATGTTAATATGGGgttaaatgatgaaaagagaaagattAAGCACGAGGGAATTCTTTCTAGAAAAGAATTAAGTAAAGCTGACAGTACTATGGGTGGtgatattcaattttatctGCTAGATAATATGTTGCTATTCTTAAAGGCTAAAGCTGTCAATAAATGGCATCAACATAAAGTCTTTCAGAGACCAATACCCTTACCACTCTTATTTGCATGTCCAGGTGAAGATATGCCAGcattaagaaaatatattggtAACTCAGCTGATTCTTCTGGGACTGTTATTCAACCAGAATTTAACACAACAAATCCAAAAAATGCGATCACATTCTTATATTTTGGAGCAAAACATAGATATCAAGTCACTTTGTATGCAGCACAATATGCTGGTTTACAAACTTTGTTAGAGAAGATTAAGCAAGAACAGGCACGTATTATTAGTGAAACTTCATTAATTAACGTGTCCAAGATTAGtgataaattctttgattATACCAACAAAATTAATAGTGTTACTTCATGTGATGGTGGACGTAAATTATTGATTGCCACCAATTCAGGCCTATACACAAGTAATATTAAGAGGCAACCAAGTAAAGATGGACAAAAGGCAACTATTTTATTCTCTACACCGGTTCAgttaattcaaagaaataacATTACACAAGTTGCTGTCTTGGAAGAGTTCCAATCGATCTTATTGCTGGTtgataagaaattataCAGTTGTCCATTTACACTATTGCAGGTTGAAGGATCAGGTGGAACAtcattcttcaaaaagCATTCTAAAGAATTGATTAACCACgttaatttcttttctgaAGGTGATTGTAATGGTAAGAGATTGATCGTTACGGCCCATAGCTCGTCGCAttctattaaatttttcGAACATGAACATCCTCTCCTTTCCAAGAATGGGACCAATACAAGTAATAGTAAGAAACAtctaaagaagaagataacAGAAGTGGTCTTTGATTCAGAACCAGTATCAATATCATTCTTGAAGGCGAACTTATGTGTGGGTTGTAAAAAGGGTTTCCAAATTGTTAGCGTATCTCAAAATGCACATGAATCATTATTAGATCCAGCCGATACTTCACTTGAATTTGCTCTCAGAGATACCTTGAAACCAATGGCAATTTATAGAGTTGGGAATATGTTCTTATTATGTTACACTGAATTTGCATTCTTTGTCAATAATCAAGGTTGGCGTAAGAAGGAATCTCATATTATACATTGGGAAGGTGAACCTCAAAAATTTGCCATTTGGTATCCTTACATTTTGGCATTTGATAGttcatttattgaaattagaaAGATTGATACCGGGGAATTGGTTCGCTGTATTTTGGGTGATAAGATTAGACTTTTACAAAGTAACACACAAGAGATACTTTATGCATATGAGGATTACCGCGGTTTTGATACTGTGGCAACTCTAGATTTCTGGGGTTGAGTCAAACatgaaatatataaacaTATATACGtacaaatattttctcTAATTACATTTTAAACGATAAAAACAACtaattgattaataataatgattttcGCTTGTAATTTACAGATCCATATGCTTATCTGCGAACATCGCTGGGTTGATTGCAACTTTTCTATTTTACGCGTTTATTTTCAAAGCAACATTTGCTGGCACAGAACGCGAAGTTTTTCATTTCCGTGGAAAGCAATTTTccatcaatttttttctaaCTGTCAACAAATGTCAATGgtctgaaaaattaaaacaaTCAGGGAAATAACTTGagattttatttatttttcaacttgGCTGTTGCTTGATCTTATTACTTAGTATTAGCTCCATAAAAGATTGAGCCTCATAGGTttttagaagaagaaatggaaaacGTTACTGAGCAAGTTATTTCGAACGCCACGAGTACATCCGTGCCATCTGCCCTCCTAGCATTCGTTGAGGCCACCCCATGGATTAGTTATCAGGTTCCATCTGTCGAACATCCATTTGGTTTGGAACTATGGCCAATCTTTTCCAAGGCTTTTGAATGTATTGCCGGTTATCCAGCCGATGAGTTCAGATTCATTCATAATGAAACTTTCTTAGCTAATGGATGCCACGCTATTGGTATAATTATTGCCTAttatatcatcatctttgGTGGCCAAAAGTTACTACGTACTTTGAATGCCAAGCCAATTACCTTTACCCTCCTTTTCCAATTGCACAATTTGTTTTTAACTAGTGCATCTTTGACATTATTGCTATTGATGGCCGAACAAGTTATTCCAATGGTTCACAAAAATGGGTTATTATGGTCTATCTGTTCTCCAGATGCTTTTGCTCCAAAATTGATTACTTTGTACTACCTAAATTATTTGACTAAATTTGTTGAGTTATTGGATACTGTCTTTTTagttttgaaaagaaagaatttgttgttCCTACATACCTACCACCATGGTGCTACTGCTTTGTTATGTTACACTCAATTGATGGGTCATACCTCAATTGAATGGGTTGTCATTTCTTTGAACTTAGGTGTCCATGTTGTCATGTACTGGTATTATTTCTTAAGTTCCTGTCATATCAGAGTCTGGTGGAAGCAATGGGTCACCAGAttccaaattattcaattcttgatCGATTTGGTCTTTGTCTACTTTGCCACTTATACCTACTACGCTCACAAATACTTCGATGGTATTTTACCACATAAGGGTACTTGTTACGGTGGTGAAGGTGCCGCTGCTTACGGTTATTTGATCTTGACTTCTTATCTATTCTTATTCATCTCATTCTATGTTTCTTCTTACAAGAAGGGATCCAGAAAGAGTAAGGCTGCCAAGAATGAAGCCGCTGACAAGAAGGTAGATGAATCTTCCACCTCATCTGGTGCTAAGAAGAATGTTACCAAGGCCACATCAAGAAAAGCCTAAAGAAATTGCCTATGTGGTTTATAAATTATGTAAGATATACTCACACTATTTGATTGTTGTTATAATCAATCTTAGAATAGATgaaactttatttaaaatgGAAACGTTTGatattaattttgaaaagagtACAaccaatttatttattgatagTTTCTAGTTGATCCACTAGAATTGTACATATATGCTTGTGTGTAgatatttataataatacaacCTAATCCCAGTCATTGAGGCAaggattttgaaataaatgtAGGATGTTACACTAAATGCAGGCCTAAGGTATCCAGGTTATTAGTAttgaaatcaatttcatgaaTTCGAAATTGAGAATTGAACACTCTTAGTTTGACAATTTCTTGTAATAACTTAGGATCTGTGTTACATTTGAAATCTCtcaaaaatgaatattcTCTTCTGACAGAGGACGATGAAATGGAtgagaaaattttgaaaagaacCCTAACCACCAAATTATGATTACCTTGAGCATTCGTGAAAATGTCccaaaaattttcattgatAGGTATATGGATATTTAGTAGTTCCTCGATGGGATTCAAAATGGCAGactcttcatctttattgTTTTCTCCATTGTTGAACAGTTTTCTGTACTgtccatttttttcttgaataaagTTATTTTCTTCTGGATATGTCTCATAAGCATTGGAGAGATACGAGCTAAGGGTAAGAATATAAGTATTTAATGACTTCTCAACCAATGTTGAGAAGCAAGACCTAAGAGTAACATTTTCAGGTGAGCTTgaatcattgaagaatttcaaatccttCAGTGACCCGATTGGCAACtggaagaatttatcattttcgTTTACCATTGGATTACCAATCGGTGTTCCTAGTTGTTCAGTTCCGTTCTCGACCGTTTGAATGGTCTCCACGTCCAGATATTTCATTAGTAAGTCCACTATGAATTGCGGTTTGCTTGCGTTGATTATCATAGCATTCTCCGACCCAAAGACCTCACGCAAAGTGTCTTTGAATATGAAAAGAGAAGGTGTTAAATATGCGGCCATGGAATGTAAATTACTTGATATTAATTTTCCCTTGTGATATTGTGCTTTATGAAGCGATGTCTTAATGGGTTTCACAAACCTTTCCACCTTGGATAATTCTAATAAGGCAATGAGATGCTTTTCAACTGCTAATAACGTTGGGATAGTATGAATAaaattcattgatgaagaagaagaatataataaaagtAATTTGTTAAATGATTTAAGCGTTGATAAA harbors:
- the NCAS0A02300 gene encoding 40S ribosomal protein uS8 (ancestral locus Anc_4.213) is translated as MTRSSVLADALNAINNAEKTGKRQVMIRLSSKVIIKFLQVMQKHGYIGEFEYIDDHRSGKIVIQLNGRLNKCGVISPRFNVKIGDIEKWTENLLPARQFGFVILTTSSGIMDHEEARRKHVSGKILGFVY
- the NCAS0A02310 gene encoding uncharacterized protein (ancestral locus Anc_4.214) — protein: MPSNSTPPTTFQKRFICSFCAKGFSRAEHKIRHERSHTGLKPYKCKVCTHCFVRSDLALRHIKTVHKKEILQREEIEAEAETENATATRSLGTTGKESNVPLDNNVKRRYLIDSIVKSLMHVDSTPPKMGRLNTKRYFKNISNTSTPSSSSSSSSSASSSVAPSINTTQQQQQLNEYQHDETKLDKEFLTKLIHRFHFEFDITTMKKLMKIGMKYLSNQNNQLFQKINTMDQSSPSFVLILICLGAYQSNTKNYDYIWLLAWNNHNNSLTLQDSIINATLLIHILLLMYQNNVHPNDLEKNICTSMTNLLNVLNKFENYLKQLTTLTSRNSINKLMQNNNIWNIFDIWISLLRLTTTNKFNEDSIKIYNWFLNEKLLLTTTNNDNEKNTSPESQTLADIINSNKKIMLGVSTNWPLFTLNVLSDALYYESKLINIPSMASNSSFESTQEFHISLINANKKFSTLSNKKLQYLQNLNNIKFKHWKYKVLLDHSPDKFVPLLAEYIIDPQSNAHWLLWETIWFDFINNLSSSDNGENRNNNITTTNNNNLWYLDDPSNLLREVPSVYIANNFGLSVLPILINLETNSHLEQINPRFIKLVSDIIIFQLKICSHDLIIPFSSASDHVLSYMKNSIIQMLFFVWYSILREKSDKDNVNDRDELKCISYFINKYIKNANKRLNTDLVLENDITIILFHPTSTEFKGYHFLLKNICKYFTDEIITKRLLSSPFLNDHVKTQLIDITSGTMDQLNRKLRYMSNPPITLNGTTNTRKFSIDELVNNDTKTRENSTTTLPPLNPRINSDGINYTYSHTATTAHTANILNGRSNMRINYGIPIPQILNPRRFSSPNVLNNSDDDNNKINSNSSTNPNRNNILLPPPPGL
- the ART5 gene encoding Art5p (ancestral locus Anc_4.215), whose translation is MFGKTYLGVPYATSSSSKRNKKLDYFDIKIDSPYEDVIVIQGSPLESSNVPLSGKVIFSVTESIIVRRVSLKLVGLFKLDFLQMGKNKNNNGIASIVKEKKKIFECTWDNLLVSPLGEIVIDNDNNDTVDSKMQVRSKRSLSSPVMNRLMRRKTYSSHIVELSDDGFMGTPFSMFKDKDEQDGISYYYQLKKGHYELPFNILLPSELPETVEGLQSGSILYSLEAHVDRRKKSSISNIINSTTTTTSTSGVGNPATGVRNFASSHMNENNNVIINRIFWKYKYLRIIRTLSSDNFSLQEEMKVGNSWKNKLQYEISIPSRAIAIGDMTPIDIKIYPFQKGYILEKIGVSLIQSYSMKDSNNEIYEDEVIIFKQGMTEFGNLVEEHTNKLIDKMELSSGIMIPRNLKRVTPDCEIRGDLIRVLHKLTIRIHLRREDKTLEIKANLPVLLYISPQVAIEGRLVLFDQQTGKIHFRPNEVVPLFAHNGANGQTTSGLPQQFRHEQLTLPPPNYEEHIRDRLVHVQHVQQQQQDARSVRSLPSYRSHDG